A window from Herbaspirillum sp. meg3 encodes these proteins:
- a CDS encoding ATPase domain-containing protein: MDLHKNNLTSGRLPAYSDRAATGIAGLDTVLAGGLTAHRLYLVEGTPGTGKTTFGLQFLLSGAAKGETGLYITLSETASELKAVAASHGWSLEGLSLFDLINEEDLNPDYQQSILHPSEIELGETVRSVMERVDELRPSRVIFDSLSEMRLLAQNPLRYRRQILALKHFFATRNCTVLMLDDRTSDPGDLQLHSIAHGVISLEQIAQEFGSERRRLRVVKMRGIKFSGGYHDFLLETGGMRVFPRLVASEHAIEFDDAVVSTGVPELDALLGGGLVRGTNTLLSGPSGVGKTTTTIRCILSALQRGERAAYYLFDEGIGTLLIRSRALGMDISSYIADGSLTLYQINPAEMSPGEFASKIRQAVEQEDRNFIAIDSLNAYLQAMPGEQFLLLQMHEVLTYLNLQGVTALLVLGQHGLVGEIRSDVDLSYLSDAILMYRFFEAHGDISTAVSVIKSRTNHHARTIHEFRLSAHHGLQIGKPLLDFEGIMSGLPSYRGKTPMLNNAG; encoded by the coding sequence ATGGATCTACACAAAAATAACCTCACTTCAGGTCGCCTTCCAGCGTACTCCGACCGCGCTGCAACTGGTATTGCAGGCCTCGATACCGTGCTCGCCGGCGGCTTGACTGCGCATCGTCTTTATCTGGTCGAAGGCACTCCCGGCACCGGCAAAACCACTTTCGGCCTGCAATTTCTCCTCTCGGGCGCGGCAAAGGGCGAGACCGGTCTCTACATTACCCTGTCCGAAACCGCGTCCGAGCTGAAAGCCGTCGCCGCCTCGCACGGCTGGTCGCTGGAAGGGCTGTCTCTCTTCGATCTGATCAATGAAGAAGACCTCAACCCCGATTATCAGCAATCCATCCTGCACCCGTCTGAAATCGAACTTGGCGAAACTGTCAGGAGCGTCATGGAACGAGTGGATGAGCTGCGACCGTCGCGCGTTATCTTCGATAGCTTGTCGGAGATGCGTCTTCTGGCGCAGAACCCGTTGCGCTACCGGCGCCAGATTCTGGCGCTCAAACATTTTTTTGCGACGCGTAACTGTACCGTGTTGATGCTTGACGATCGCACGAGCGATCCCGGGGATCTGCAACTGCATAGCATTGCCCACGGCGTGATCAGTCTTGAGCAGATCGCCCAGGAGTTCGGCTCCGAGCGGCGTCGCCTGCGCGTGGTGAAAATGCGCGGTATCAAATTCAGCGGCGGCTATCACGATTTCTTGCTCGAAACCGGCGGTATGCGTGTGTTTCCAAGATTGGTGGCATCAGAACATGCCATCGAATTTGACGATGCAGTTGTCAGTACGGGTGTTCCCGAACTTGACGCCCTGCTCGGCGGCGGTCTCGTGCGCGGCACCAATACCTTGCTGAGCGGCCCCTCCGGCGTCGGCAAGACAACCACCACGATTCGCTGCATATTGAGCGCTCTGCAGCGCGGTGAACGTGCGGCTTACTATCTGTTCGACGAAGGCATCGGCACCTTACTGATCCGTTCGCGCGCGCTGGGGATGGACATCTCGTCCTATATCGCCGACGGCAGCCTGACGCTGTATCAGATCAATCCGGCGGAAATGTCGCCGGGAGAATTTGCCAGCAAAATCCGTCAGGCCGTCGAACAGGAGGATCGCAACTTTATCGCCATCGATAGCTTGAATGCCTATCTGCAAGCCATGCCCGGAGAACAATTCCTGTTGCTGCAGATGCATGAGGTACTGACTTACCTGAACCTGCAAGGGGTGACGGCATTGCTGGTATTGGGTCAACACGGCTTGGTCGGGGAGATTCGTTCGGACGTTGATCTGAGTTATCTGAGCGATGCCATCCTGATGTACCGCTTCTTCGAGGCGCATGGCGATATATCAACCGCCGTCTCGGTGATCAAGAGCCGCACCAATCACCATGCAAGAACGATTCACGAGTTCCGTCTCAGCGCCCATCATGGTCTGCAGATCGGGAAACCGCTGCTGGACTTTGAGGGCATCATGAGCGGCTTGCCATCCTATCGGGGCAAAACGCCTATGCTGAACAATGCCGGTTGA
- a CDS encoding response regulator — MPVDSSLEERILILAPHGRDAEVIAQTLSGEHMKCTVCHDYATLLHELSGGAAAALITEEALIGVDFSPLNLWVETQESWSDFPFVILSARQRGPERHSSLQVLEGRINMILLERPVNVETLVRASVSALRARRRQYLSRSHLHERARSEEHLSLALHAGRLGSWSLELDSSVLIVSETCKMHFGIAPESEFTYDDLLQAIHAEDRQRHLDVIEAAMMSKEDFAIEYKVVWPDQSVHWVQIRGQTMHNRIGVPVRMAGVSLDISERREAENRLLESQSALQQFNETLEARIEERTSELAQANDRLMREMAERERTQIALVQAQKMEAIGRLTGGIAHDFNNLLNVIIGNVDLIERLSADERIKRMAGSARNATKRGAKLTGQLLAFSRNQTLDLKPVDIEAVIDGMKDLIAVSVGTGINITVNIPAALPRAIADANQIEMAILNLAINARDAMPDGGNLAIEVHQRITRDGVLKAGTYVVIAVKDSGAGITQDILSKVFDPFFTTKAVGKGTGLGLSQVYGIADQSGGQARIESVVGKGTTVEIWLPVAGTLPAYEHYQESLDHELVSKESGNILVVEDDDEVRQFIVECLEILGYTVEQAENGWFGLEKLQAGRFDLLIVDFLMPGMNGAEVIAAARARHPDLPILMATGYADMQAVERVISLDAVLRKPFQISELAGSVKRAMHTHPAPEQLHSAGSERR, encoded by the coding sequence ATGCCGGTTGATTCTTCGCTTGAAGAACGCATTCTGATCCTCGCTCCGCATGGCCGCGATGCAGAGGTGATTGCGCAGACGTTGTCGGGCGAACACATGAAATGCACCGTCTGCCATGACTATGCGACATTGCTGCATGAACTGTCAGGCGGGGCGGCGGCGGCATTGATTACCGAGGAAGCGCTGATTGGTGTCGATTTCAGCCCACTCAACCTTTGGGTCGAGACACAGGAATCCTGGTCCGACTTCCCCTTTGTGATACTCAGCGCACGTCAGCGCGGGCCGGAACGCCATTCGTCTCTCCAAGTGCTGGAGGGGCGCATCAACATGATCCTTCTTGAACGCCCCGTCAATGTCGAAACGCTGGTTCGCGCCAGCGTCTCTGCCTTGCGTGCGCGCCGCCGCCAATATCTGAGCCGTAGCCATTTGCACGAGCGGGCGCGCTCAGAAGAACATCTGAGCCTGGCGTTGCATGCCGGCAGACTTGGCTCCTGGAGTCTGGAATTGGACTCGTCGGTGCTGATCGTCTCAGAAACCTGCAAGATGCATTTTGGCATTGCTCCCGAGAGTGAATTCACTTACGACGATCTGCTGCAAGCGATCCATGCGGAGGATCGCCAGCGCCACCTCGATGTGATCGAAGCCGCCATGATGTCCAAGGAAGACTTCGCCATTGAGTACAAAGTGGTCTGGCCGGATCAATCGGTGCATTGGGTGCAGATTCGCGGCCAGACCATGCACAACCGGATCGGCGTGCCGGTGCGCATGGCGGGTGTCTCGCTGGATATCAGCGAGCGCCGCGAGGCGGAAAATCGCTTGCTGGAAAGCCAGAGCGCTCTGCAGCAGTTCAACGAAACGCTGGAAGCGCGTATCGAAGAACGTACGTCCGAGCTGGCACAGGCAAACGATCGCCTGATGCGGGAGATGGCCGAGCGCGAACGTACGCAGATAGCATTGGTGCAGGCGCAAAAGATGGAAGCCATCGGCCGCCTCACCGGTGGCATTGCGCATGATTTCAACAATCTGCTCAACGTCATCATCGGCAACGTTGATCTGATCGAACGCCTGTCTGCCGACGAACGCATCAAGCGCATGGCTGGGTCTGCACGCAATGCCACCAAACGCGGCGCCAAGCTGACCGGGCAGTTGCTGGCTTTTTCACGCAACCAGACACTGGATCTCAAGCCGGTGGATATTGAAGCGGTCATCGACGGCATGAAGGATCTGATTGCCGTCTCGGTGGGTACGGGCATCAATATTACTGTCAACATCCCCGCCGCATTGCCGCGCGCCATCGCCGATGCGAACCAGATCGAAATGGCAATCCTGAACCTTGCCATCAATGCCCGCGACGCCATGCCGGATGGCGGAAACCTGGCTATCGAGGTGCACCAGCGTATAACGCGGGACGGCGTGCTCAAGGCAGGCACGTACGTCGTCATTGCCGTCAAGGACTCGGGGGCGGGCATCACGCAAGACATCCTGAGCAAGGTATTCGACCCTTTCTTTACCACCAAGGCGGTGGGCAAAGGCACGGGTCTGGGCTTGAGCCAGGTCTACGGTATCGCCGATCAGTCCGGTGGCCAGGCGCGTATCGAAAGTGTGGTCGGCAAAGGCACGACGGTCGAGATCTGGTTGCCTGTGGCAGGCACCTTACCCGCTTACGAGCATTATCAGGAGTCGCTCGATCACGAACTGGTCTCCAAGGAAAGCGGCAATATTCTGGTGGTTGAGGACGACGACGAGGTCCGGCAATTCATTGTTGAATGTCTGGAGATTCTTGGCTATACGGTGGAACAGGCGGAAAACGGCTGGTTCGGCCTGGAGAAACTGCAGGCGGGGCGCTTCGATCTGCTGATTGTGGATTTTTTGATGCCGGGTATGAATGGCGCGGAAGTCATTGCGGCTGCACGTGCACGCCATCCTGATCTGCCTATTCTCATGGCCACCGGTTATGCGGACATGCAGGCAGTGGAAAGAGTGATTAGCCTGGATGCTGTGTTGCGCAAACCTTTCCAGATTTCCGAGCTGGCCGGGAGCGTCAAACGCGCCATGCATACTCATCCTGCGCCAGAACAATTGCACTCCGCCGGTTCGGAACGCCGCTGA
- a CDS encoding response regulator transcription factor yields the protein MSTERLLLIIEDDAAFARTLGRSFERRGYRVLLAARQEEAEALLKQHNPGYAVVDLKLNGNTSGLACVQMLHQHDEAMLIVVLTGFASIGTAVEAIKLGACQYLAKPSNTDDIEAAFGHVAGNTEVELTNRSTSIKTLEWERIHEVLVETDFNISETARRLGMHRRTLARKLEKQRVK from the coding sequence ATGTCCACTGAGCGTCTGCTGCTGATCATCGAAGACGACGCGGCATTTGCACGCACGCTGGGACGTTCGTTCGAGCGGCGCGGTTATCGCGTGCTGCTGGCAGCCCGCCAGGAAGAAGCCGAAGCACTGCTCAAGCAACATAATCCCGGCTACGCCGTGGTTGACCTCAAACTCAACGGCAATACCTCCGGTCTGGCCTGTGTGCAGATGTTGCATCAGCATGACGAAGCCATGCTGATTGTGGTGCTGACCGGTTTTGCCAGCATCGGCACCGCAGTCGAAGCCATCAAGCTGGGCGCCTGCCAATACCTTGCCAAGCCATCCAATACCGACGATATCGAAGCCGCTTTCGGCCATGTCGCCGGCAATACCGAGGTTGAGCTGACTAACCGTTCGACGTCAATCAAAACATTGGAGTGGGAGCGCATACACGAGGTGCTGGTGGAGACCGATTTCAATATTTCGGAGACCGCACGCCGGTTGGGCATGCATCGGCGTACCCTGGCGCGCAAGCTGGAGAAGCAGCGCGTGAAGTAA
- the glgA gene encoding glycogen synthase GlgA: MQARVLLVSSEAVPLVKTGGLADVITALAVSLRKCNIDASILMPGYAAAIVNAANAATQPLMPIALPRPLPGGPARLLQGTMPGTDVPVLLLDTERFSQRRANPYIDQSGQEFCDNAICFADLAHAAVAICAGETSLPAPHVVHANDWHAGLIPFLLKTAGLHHIGSMLTIHNLAFQGNYAFDLAAELGLADLPGYSMASLEYWGKISYLKAGIQHADCVTTVSETYAAEILTPRFGYGMEGVLNARRHVLRAIPNGIDSDVWDPRNDPLTTSSFEIGKMRGKTLCKCDLQSMFGLLPVDPFAPIVGIGSRMSHQKMADVVLEALPAVLNRHERMQLVVLGCGERSYEEGFLDLARRYPGRVGVHIGYDERRAHALHAGSDMLLHPSRFEPFGLTPLYAMRYGTIPIASRVGGLTDTIADAGMSGEAATGASGVLFDGEHAQDMEAAMERAFDLYRDRATWQTMQRNAMRTNFDWQTAAAAYIDAYKDIAAGEAKAAFRTVLPVTNFAAASMQSARS; this comes from the coding sequence TTGCAAGCACGCGTCCTCTTAGTCAGTTCCGAAGCCGTTCCCTTGGTCAAAACGGGTGGCCTTGCCGATGTCATCACTGCGCTGGCCGTCAGCCTGCGCAAGTGCAACATCGATGCCTCCATTCTCATGCCCGGCTATGCGGCAGCCATCGTCAATGCGGCGAATGCGGCCACTCAGCCATTGATGCCAATTGCCTTGCCGCGACCATTGCCTGGCGGTCCGGCACGCTTGCTGCAGGGGACCATGCCAGGCACCGACGTGCCGGTTCTGCTGCTCGACACGGAGCGCTTCAGCCAGCGCCGCGCCAATCCCTACATCGATCAGAGCGGGCAGGAGTTTTGCGACAACGCCATTTGTTTCGCCGATCTGGCTCATGCCGCCGTGGCAATCTGCGCCGGGGAAACCAGTCTGCCGGCGCCGCATGTCGTGCATGCCAATGACTGGCATGCCGGCCTGATTCCTTTTTTGCTCAAGACAGCCGGCCTGCATCATATCGGCTCCATGCTGACGATTCACAACCTGGCCTTCCAGGGAAACTATGCGTTCGACCTTGCCGCAGAACTCGGACTGGCAGATTTGCCGGGCTACAGCATGGCAAGCCTGGAATACTGGGGCAAGATCAGTTACCTCAAGGCCGGCATCCAGCATGCCGACTGCGTTACCACCGTCAGCGAAACATACGCCGCCGAAATCCTCACACCGCGATTCGGCTACGGCATGGAAGGCGTGCTCAATGCCCGCCGCCATGTGCTGCGGGCAATTCCGAATGGCATCGACAGCGACGTCTGGGATCCGCGAAATGATCCACTGACCACCTCCTCATTTGAAATCGGCAAGATGCGCGGCAAGACGCTGTGCAAATGCGATCTGCAAAGCATGTTCGGCCTGCTGCCGGTTGATCCGTTTGCTCCTATCGTCGGCATCGGCAGCCGCATGTCACATCAAAAGATGGCGGACGTGGTGCTGGAAGCACTGCCGGCCGTTCTGAATCGCCATGAACGCATGCAACTGGTCGTCCTCGGTTGCGGCGAACGCAGCTATGAAGAAGGCTTCCTCGATCTGGCGCGCCGTTATCCCGGCCGTGTCGGTGTGCATATCGGTTATGACGAACGCCGTGCCCACGCCTTGCACGCCGGCAGCGACATGCTGTTGCACCCCAGCCGCTTTGAGCCGTTCGGCCTGACCCCTTTGTATGCGATGCGCTACGGCACCATCCCGATCGCCTCGCGCGTGGGCGGGTTGACCGACACCATTGCGGATGCAGGTATGTCCGGCGAAGCCGCAACCGGTGCCAGCGGTGTGCTGTTCGATGGTGAGCATGCCCAGGATATGGAAGCCGCTATGGAGCGTGCCTTCGATCTCTATCGTGATCGCGCCACCTGGCAAACGATGCAACGCAATGCCATGCGAACCAATTTCGACTGGCAGACCGCTGCGGCGGCGTATATCGACGCCTACAAGGATATCGCTGCAGGCGAAGCCAAGGCGGCGTTCCGTACCGTGCTGCCTGTGACGAATTTTGCTGCAGCTTCCATGCAGTCCGCCCGGTCTTGA
- a CDS encoding sensor histidine kinase, whose product MEVLADLVERNRENVLVRWRNQVRTLPSAQNLSIPTLNDHVPALLDEIALAFRRNSDESIAEVLANGTPPEHGLQRLHNGYLIEEVVAEYNLLRGCIHDLASQHKINLQGKPFHVMNLVFDSAIGLAVQTFSINRALEVQRRREEYLSFVAHDLRTPLNAVALASKVLEATFASALPDHRAARMIKVLQRNVQSMSALVAKVIEENDNLRTESGVKLERRDVDLWPLIESMVYDLNPVAGTGSTRLLNDVPEELVIYADADLLRRMMQNLIANAIMHTPQGEVVIGAAPTPDGGVECWVSDNGMGISKDRLDLIFEKFETETKEKGGLGLGLAIFKTFVEAHEGTLTVDSEVGRGSRFSFILPGRAQR is encoded by the coding sequence TTGGAAGTTCTGGCAGATTTGGTCGAGCGCAATCGGGAAAACGTTCTGGTTCGTTGGCGCAATCAGGTGCGTACCTTGCCCTCGGCGCAAAATCTCAGCATCCCCACGCTCAACGATCACGTGCCTGCATTGCTGGACGAGATCGCACTGGCATTTCGACGTAATTCCGATGAATCCATCGCCGAAGTGCTCGCTAACGGCACGCCGCCTGAGCACGGATTACAACGTCTGCACAACGGCTACCTGATCGAAGAGGTTGTTGCCGAATACAATTTGCTGCGAGGCTGCATTCATGACCTGGCCAGTCAGCATAAGATCAACCTGCAGGGTAAGCCTTTCCATGTCATGAATCTGGTGTTTGATAGCGCGATCGGTCTTGCGGTGCAGACGTTTTCCATCAACCGGGCGCTGGAAGTGCAGCGCCGCCGGGAAGAATATCTTTCCTTCGTTGCTCACGATCTGCGCACGCCGTTGAATGCCGTCGCCTTGGCATCGAAAGTGCTGGAAGCCACCTTTGCCTCCGCGTTGCCCGATCATCGTGCAGCACGCATGATCAAAGTCTTGCAGCGCAATGTGCAGAGCATGTCGGCACTCGTTGCCAAGGTAATCGAAGAGAATGACAATCTGCGCACCGAAAGTGGTGTCAAGCTGGAGCGCCGTGATGTCGACTTGTGGCCGCTTATCGAGAGCATGGTCTACGATCTCAATCCGGTAGCCGGTACCGGTAGTACGCGCTTGCTCAATGATGTGCCGGAAGAACTGGTCATCTATGCCGATGCCGACTTGTTACGCCGGATGATGCAAAATCTGATCGCCAATGCCATCATGCATACCCCGCAGGGTGAGGTCGTCATCGGCGCGGCGCCGACACCTGACGGTGGTGTCGAATGCTGGGTCAGCGACAACGGCATGGGTATTTCGAAGGACAGACTGGACTTGATTTTTGAAAAGTTCGAAACCGAAACCAAGGAGAAGGGCGGCCTCGGACTCGGATTGGCGATTTTCAAAACCTTCGTCGAAGCCCATGAGGGTACGCTGACGGTCGACAGCGAAGTCGGGCGTGGCTCGCGTTTCAGCTTCATCCTGCCGGGCCGCGCTCAACGCTGA
- a CDS encoding response regulator produces the protein MMTSLSTPLSAPSATDDNPGLHILVVEDNLDSQQLVCELLGALGHHAHGVGSGEQALVVLEQESFDVLFTDVSLPGMSGIELAQQMNVKAPGLKIIFASGYGAQISKNVGAASFSLPKPYDIDQLQSILDGISRELQSTGDLAH, from the coding sequence ATGATGACAAGTTTATCGACTCCCTTATCCGCGCCGTCCGCGACCGACGACAACCCCGGTCTGCACATTCTGGTGGTGGAAGACAACCTCGACTCGCAACAACTGGTCTGTGAGCTGCTCGGCGCGCTGGGGCATCATGCTCACGGCGTCGGCAGCGGCGAGCAAGCCTTGGTCGTGCTGGAACAGGAATCCTTCGACGTCTTGTTTACCGACGTCAGCTTGCCGGGCATGTCCGGCATCGAGCTGGCGCAACAGATGAACGTCAAAGCGCCCGGCCTGAAAATCATTTTCGCCTCCGGGTACGGCGCGCAGATCAGCAAGAATGTCGGCGCTGCCTCGTTCTCACTGCCCAAGCCCTACGACATCGACCAGTTGCAAAGCATCCTCGACGGCATCAGCCGCGAACTGCAAAGTACAGGTGATCTGGCGCATTGA
- a CDS encoding ATP-binding protein produces MDGLFPLGLDKSSRTPDRAAGHKNMLQLIQLRWIAVFGQITTIIVVIFGFDIHLPLPHMLEVLACLIAFNIGSHLRWHERPFVTNRELFLALLVDVATLTAQLYLSGGATNPFAFLYLLQIIISAVLLAAWSTWTIVVITSLCFAGLSQFSIPLSLPPDHGNGVFSLYVEGMLICFILIAALLAIFITRISSIRRAGDAQLAALRQRAAEEDHIVRMGLLASGAAHELGTPLATLSVILGDWRRMPEFSSNPELLEEISEMQIQLQRCKTIVSGVLLSAGEARGESSVKTTLNTFLSDIAEEFRTTRPIVAFDFENHIEQDMPVAFDSALKQMICNVLDNALEASPRWLRLTATREEGILNLTVDDTGPGFVPGMLDQLGKPYQSTKGKTGGGLGLFFVVNVARKLGGAVTAHNREEDGIIAGATVSLTLPLSAISLEADVPAVEEGADAQENPSESTKENSQHVH; encoded by the coding sequence ATGGACGGCTTGTTTCCACTCGGCCTGGATAAATCCTCCCGCACGCCTGACCGCGCCGCCGGTCACAAGAACATGCTGCAACTGATCCAGTTGCGCTGGATCGCCGTGTTCGGCCAGATCACCACCATCATCGTGGTGATCTTCGGCTTTGACATCCATTTGCCGCTGCCGCATATGCTGGAAGTGCTGGCCTGTCTGATTGCCTTCAATATCGGCAGCCACCTGCGCTGGCATGAGCGTCCCTTCGTCACCAATCGCGAACTCTTTCTCGCCTTGCTGGTAGACGTGGCCACGCTGACGGCGCAGCTCTATCTCAGCGGTGGCGCCACCAATCCTTTTGCCTTCCTGTATTTGCTGCAAATCATCATCAGCGCGGTGCTGCTGGCCGCTTGGTCAACCTGGACCATCGTGGTTATCACCAGCCTGTGTTTTGCCGGGCTGTCGCAGTTTTCGATACCCTTGTCGCTGCCTCCGGACCATGGCAACGGTGTCTTCAGCCTGTATGTCGAGGGCATGTTGATCTGCTTTATCCTGATTGCAGCCTTGCTGGCCATCTTCATTACGCGCATCAGCAGCATCCGCCGTGCCGGCGATGCGCAGTTGGCTGCATTGCGCCAACGAGCGGCAGAAGAGGATCACATCGTACGCATGGGCCTGCTGGCATCGGGCGCTGCGCATGAGCTCGGCACGCCGCTGGCAACCTTGTCGGTAATTCTCGGTGACTGGCGGCGCATGCCTGAATTCAGCAGCAACCCGGAACTGCTGGAAGAAATCAGCGAAATGCAAATTCAGCTTCAGCGTTGCAAGACCATCGTCAGCGGCGTGCTGTTGTCGGCAGGAGAAGCCCGTGGAGAGTCGTCGGTCAAGACGACGCTCAATACCTTCCTGAGTGATATTGCAGAGGAATTCCGCACCACACGCCCGATTGTCGCCTTCGATTTTGAAAATCATATTGAACAAGACATGCCGGTTGCCTTCGATTCGGCGCTCAAGCAGATGATTTGCAATGTACTCGACAACGCACTTGAAGCCTCGCCCCGCTGGTTGCGCCTGACAGCCACGCGCGAGGAGGGGATATTGAACCTGACCGTCGACGATACCGGCCCCGGCTTTGTACCTGGCATGCTGGATCAGTTGGGCAAGCCGTATCAATCCACCAAGGGCAAGACAGGCGGCGGCCTGGGATTGTTTTTTGTCGTCAATGTCGCTCGCAAACTTGGCGGTGCCGTCACTGCCCACAATCGTGAAGAAGACGGTATCATCGCGGGCGCTACGGTCAGTCTGACCCTGCCATTGTCAGCAATCAGCCTGGAAGCTGATGTGCCGGCGGTGGAAGAGGGCGCTGATGCACAAGAGAATCCATCAGAATCCACGAAAGAGAACTCGCAACATGTCCACTGA
- the cyoD gene encoding cytochrome o ubiquinol oxidase subunit IV, whose translation MSAPQHQAHPSHAEKYGHEDGFDVHHHDHTADHGSLKSYTIGFVLAVILTAIPFWLVMGNVIEKSSTAGFVLLGLAVVQIVVHMIYFLHMNSKSEGGWTILALIFTIMVVVIMLAGSLWVMYHLNHNMMPGMSQDLIQEAVPGSMQNMQHNMPGMK comes from the coding sequence ATGAGCGCGCCACAACATCAAGCCCACCCATCGCACGCCGAGAAATACGGTCATGAGGACGGCTTTGACGTCCACCATCATGACCATACCGCCGACCATGGCAGCCTGAAGAGCTACACCATCGGCTTCGTGCTGGCGGTGATCCTGACAGCGATTCCGTTTTGGCTGGTCATGGGCAACGTGATCGAGAAGTCGAGCACTGCAGGTTTTGTCTTGCTGGGCCTGGCTGTCGTACAGATCGTCGTGCACATGATTTACTTCCTGCACATGAACTCCAAGTCCGAAGGCGGCTGGACCATTCTGGCGCTGATCTTCACGATCATGGTCGTGGTCATCATGCTGGCTGGTTCGCTGTGGGTCATGTATCACCTGAATCACAACATGATGCCAGGCATGAGCCAGGATCTGATCCAGGAAGCCGTGCCGGGTTCGATGCAAAACATGCAGCACAACATGCCTGGCATGAAGTGA
- a CDS encoding SURF1 family protein: MLVVFLGFLALGTWQVKRLFWKLDLIERVDRRVHAAPVAAPGPAIWPSITADSHEYLHVHTAGTYLYSQTARVQAVTIYGSGYWLLTPLRAADGTIILINRGYIATGAHDVKEGASDGPAEVSGLLRISERGGGFLRHNDPAADRWFSRDVQAIADVRKLSNVAPYFVDVDAASNGSAQQDGRATARAAGEPIGGLTVIAFPNNHLVYALTWYGLALMTAGAGFWVMRDEKRRRAARSDQESNNGKQG; this comes from the coding sequence ATGCTCGTGGTTTTTCTCGGGTTCCTCGCACTCGGCACCTGGCAGGTCAAGCGCCTGTTCTGGAAGCTCGATCTGATCGAGCGCGTGGATCGCCGTGTTCATGCCGCGCCCGTTGCTGCACCGGGGCCGGCTATCTGGCCTTCGATTACCGCTGACTCCCACGAATATCTCCACGTTCACACTGCCGGCACGTATTTGTATTCGCAAACTGCGCGCGTACAGGCCGTCACTATCTACGGCAGCGGCTATTGGCTGCTGACGCCGTTACGTGCCGCCGACGGGACGATTATCCTCATCAATCGCGGCTACATCGCCACGGGAGCGCATGATGTGAAAGAGGGCGCAAGCGACGGTCCCGCCGAGGTGAGCGGCCTGTTGCGTATCAGCGAACGCGGTGGTGGTTTCTTGCGCCATAACGACCCTGCAGCCGACCGCTGGTTTTCACGCGACGTGCAAGCCATCGCTGATGTACGCAAGCTCAGTAATGTTGCGCCTTATTTTGTTGATGTCGATGCCGCATCCAATGGTTCCGCGCAGCAAGACGGGCGCGCAACGGCGAGAGCGGCCGGCGAACCTATCGGCGGTTTGACGGTAATTGCTTTCCCCAACAACCACTTGGTTTATGCTCTCACCTGGTACGGACTGGCGTTGATGACGGCCGGTGCCGGCTTCTGGGTCATGCGCGACGAAAAACGCCGCCGCGCGGCCCGATCCGACCAGGAAAGCAATAATGGCAAGCAAGGCTGA
- a CDS encoding dodecin, producing the protein MNQSVTGGNHSYKIIEVVGSSEKGSDDAIRNAIREAGRTLNNLDWFEVVGQRGHIDGDKVAHFQVSLKLGFRIES; encoded by the coding sequence ATGAATCAATCCGTCACCGGCGGCAACCATAGCTACAAGATCATCGAAGTCGTCGGCAGTTCAGAAAAAGGCAGCGACGATGCCATCCGCAACGCCATCAGAGAAGCCGGGCGCACGCTCAACAATCTGGACTGGTTTGAAGTCGTCGGCCAGCGAGGGCATATCGACGGCGACAAGGTCGCGCATTTTCAGGTCTCGCTGAAACTCGGTTTTCGTATCGAAAGCTAG